Proteins encoded within one genomic window of Pseudalkalibacillus sp. SCS-8:
- the argH gene encoding argininosuccinate lyase, producing MSKLWGGRFTKDTDKLVEEFTASIEFDQQLALEDIEGSLAHVQMLGECEIISLEDAKTITSGLYTLKKKIEAGELSYTVEDEDIHMNLEKHLIEEIGPVGGKLHTGRSRNDQVATDMHLYLKRKTIEMIGLIEDAQIAILTQSKENVDTVIPGYTHLQRAQPISFAHHLMAYFWMLERDKERMIDSLKRVDVLPLGAGALAGTTFAINRERVAELLGFDSIYPNSMDAVSDRDFILEFLSAASILMTHISRLSEELVIWSSQEFGFIELDDSFCTGSSIMPQKKNPDVPELLRAKTGRVYGNLIGLLTVLKGLPLAYNKDMQEDKEGMFDTVKTLEGTLKLLAPMIGSMTINEAAMKKAVTQDYSNATDLADYLVTKGMPFREAHAVVGQIVLHAIQQKQYLLDLEFSVYQQYSSLFETDLYDVLAPENVVATRASTGGTAQTQVRKQIEMAESKLLKKQTLTK from the coding sequence ATGTCTAAGCTTTGGGGCGGACGTTTTACGAAGGACACGGATAAACTGGTGGAGGAATTCACAGCATCCATTGAATTCGATCAGCAGCTGGCGTTAGAAGATATTGAGGGCAGCCTCGCGCATGTCCAAATGCTAGGGGAATGCGAAATCATCTCGTTGGAGGATGCCAAGACAATCACGAGCGGCTTGTATACCTTGAAAAAGAAAATTGAAGCTGGGGAGCTTTCGTATACCGTCGAGGACGAAGACATTCATATGAATTTAGAAAAGCATTTGATTGAAGAAATTGGTCCAGTCGGTGGGAAGCTGCATACAGGCCGAAGCCGGAATGATCAAGTAGCGACAGATATGCATCTTTATTTAAAAAGAAAGACAATCGAAATGATTGGATTGATCGAGGACGCTCAAATCGCCATCCTTACACAATCCAAAGAGAATGTAGATACAGTGATTCCAGGCTATACACACCTTCAAAGAGCTCAGCCGATTTCATTTGCCCATCATTTGATGGCGTATTTCTGGATGCTTGAACGCGATAAAGAACGAATGATAGATAGCTTAAAAAGGGTGGATGTTTTGCCACTCGGTGCAGGTGCTTTGGCAGGAACGACGTTTGCGATCAACAGAGAAAGAGTGGCAGAACTACTTGGATTCGACTCGATTTATCCGAACAGCATGGATGCTGTCAGTGATCGTGATTTCATATTGGAATTCCTTTCAGCGGCATCGATTTTGATGACACACATCTCCCGGCTCTCTGAAGAATTGGTGATCTGGTCGAGTCAGGAATTCGGATTCATCGAGCTGGATGATTCCTTCTGTACAGGTTCAAGCATCATGCCTCAGAAGAAGAACCCGGATGTACCGGAATTGCTTCGTGCGAAAACTGGCCGGGTCTATGGAAATCTGATCGGACTGCTTACGGTTCTGAAAGGACTGCCGCTCGCCTACAACAAGGATATGCAAGAAGATAAGGAAGGAATGTTCGATACGGTCAAAACGCTGGAAGGTACATTGAAATTACTTGCTCCAATGATTGGATCGATGACCATAAATGAAGCAGCGATGAAAAAAGCGGTCACGCAAGATTATTCCAATGCAACCGACCTTGCGGATTACCTCGTGACAAAGGGTATGCCGTTCCGTGAAGCGCACGCTGTCGTCGGCCAAATCGTGCTGCATGCCATCCAACAGAAACAATACTTACTCGACCTGGAATTTTCGGTCTATCAGCAATACAGCAGTTTATTCGAAACTGATCTCTATGACGTGCTAGCACCTGAAAATGTAGTAGCTACCCGTGCGAGCACCGGAGGAACCGCACAAACCCAGGTCAGGAAACAAATCGAGATGGCCGAATCAAAACTCCTCAAAAAACAAACCCTAACAAAGTAA
- a CDS encoding metalloregulator ArsR/SmtB family transcription factor, with protein MAKEDVCKVTCVHEDKVERIKADLVQKDTMSAAKIFKALSEDTRIKIAYALSIEEELCVCDVSNIVDCTVATASHHLRLLRNMGLAKYRKEGKLVYYSLDDDHVRQIIQTAFSHLEEGKHIATS; from the coding sequence TTGGCGAAAGAAGATGTTTGTAAAGTAACGTGTGTGCATGAAGATAAGGTTGAACGGATAAAAGCGGATTTGGTTCAGAAAGATACGATGTCTGCGGCGAAGATCTTTAAAGCTCTATCGGAAGATACACGGATCAAGATCGCTTACGCATTATCGATTGAAGAGGAGCTTTGCGTATGTGATGTTTCCAACATTGTCGATTGTACCGTCGCGACGGCTTCCCATCATTTGAGACTTTTACGCAACATGGGTCTTGCGAAATATAGAAAAGAAGGAAAACTCGTATACTACTCATTAGATGATGATCACGTCAGACAAATCATCCAGACCGCATTTTCCCACTTGGAGGAGGGGAAGCACATTGCAACAAGTTAA
- a CDS encoding heavy metal translocating P-type ATPase, with protein sequence MQQVKAIEPKQHVYRISGFTUANCAKKFETNVKHLDGVYDAKVNFTASKLTVTGEADIKEIEKAGAFENLKVRPEHEEEEETKVPFWKKHFNVILSAVLLLLGWSVVLANGEDSFLSNGLYAGSILIGGYRLFQTGLKNLSRLDFDMRTLMTIAIIGAAIIGEWGEGAMVVILFAISEILEAYSMDKARRSIRGLMEIAPKEATIRRNNTEMTIPVDEVQIGDTMIVRPGQKLAMDGIVTSGASSVNQSAITGESVPVSLSTGDEAFAGTLNEEGYLEVEVTKRVEDTTLAKIIHLVEEAQEERAPSQSFVDTFAKYYTPIIILVAIGVATIPPLLGASWGEWIYQGLAVLVVGCPCALVISTPVSIVTAVGNAARNGVLVKGGVYLEEAGKLKSIAFDKTGTLTKGIPEVTDFVNLSDMPDEHVLRRLSLLESRSQHPLASAILNKAKHAGIHTDVDELVDFQSITGKGIKGTIDDKQWYAGSLGLFKEELRIDISDETEKTIDQLREEGKTVLAVGTNEQIFAIVAVADTIRDESAAVVKALHSMGIKNTIMLTGDHERTAQSIAKQMNLTTVKAELLPEEKLKYIKEYEQRYGKVAMIGDGVNDAPALAASTVGIAMGGAGTDTAIETADIALMGDDLRKLPYTIKLSRKTLNIIKQNISFAIGIKILALLLVVPGWLTLWIAIFADMGATLLVTLNGLRLLGVKSEEN encoded by the coding sequence TTGCAACAAGTTAAGGCTATTGAACCGAAGCAGCATGTCTATCGCATATCGGGTTTCACCTGAGCGAACTGTGCGAAAAAGTTCGAAACGAACGTTAAGCACCTGGATGGTGTTTATGATGCAAAAGTAAATTTTACAGCCTCGAAACTTACGGTTACAGGCGAAGCGGATATCAAAGAGATTGAGAAAGCAGGCGCATTCGAAAATCTGAAAGTACGGCCTGAACACGAAGAGGAAGAAGAAACGAAAGTGCCGTTCTGGAAAAAGCACTTCAATGTGATTTTATCCGCCGTTCTTCTCCTTCTAGGTTGGTCAGTCGTACTCGCGAATGGGGAGGATTCATTCCTTTCAAATGGTCTCTATGCCGGCTCAATTCTAATCGGTGGATACCGGCTGTTCCAGACGGGGCTAAAGAACCTCAGCCGACTGGATTTTGACATGAGAACCCTGATGACGATCGCGATCATCGGTGCTGCAATTATCGGCGAATGGGGCGAAGGTGCGATGGTCGTCATCCTATTCGCCATCAGCGAGATTCTCGAAGCATACTCCATGGATAAAGCCCGCCGTTCCATCAGAGGGTTGATGGAGATTGCACCGAAGGAAGCGACGATCCGTCGAAACAATACAGAAATGACGATTCCCGTGGATGAAGTCCAGATTGGAGATACGATGATTGTCCGTCCAGGTCAAAAGCTAGCGATGGATGGAATCGTGACGAGCGGAGCATCCTCGGTCAATCAATCGGCCATTACCGGAGAGTCCGTCCCAGTAAGTTTATCAACAGGTGATGAAGCATTTGCCGGTACCCTGAATGAAGAAGGGTACTTGGAAGTGGAAGTCACAAAACGTGTAGAAGATACGACATTGGCTAAAATCATTCACTTGGTCGAAGAGGCACAGGAAGAACGTGCCCCTTCCCAATCGTTCGTCGATACGTTTGCAAAATACTATACGCCGATCATTATCCTTGTCGCTATTGGAGTTGCGACAATTCCTCCATTGTTAGGAGCGAGCTGGGGAGAATGGATTTACCAGGGCTTGGCTGTGCTTGTTGTCGGTTGCCCGTGTGCACTCGTCATATCAACACCGGTTTCAATCGTTACTGCGGTTGGGAATGCAGCCCGAAATGGTGTTCTTGTAAAAGGCGGCGTCTACCTTGAGGAAGCTGGCAAGCTGAAGTCCATCGCTTTTGATAAAACAGGAACGTTAACAAAGGGCATCCCAGAAGTGACCGATTTCGTGAACCTATCGGATATGCCAGATGAGCATGTGCTCCGAAGGTTATCTCTTCTGGAGAGTCGATCCCAGCACCCTCTCGCGTCTGCCATACTGAACAAAGCAAAACATGCTGGAATTCATACGGACGTGGATGAATTGGTCGACTTCCAATCGATTACCGGTAAGGGTATCAAAGGGACAATCGATGACAAACAATGGTATGCAGGAAGTCTCGGTTTATTTAAGGAAGAACTGCGTATAGACATCTCTGATGAAACTGAAAAAACAATCGATCAACTCCGTGAAGAAGGTAAAACCGTCCTTGCCGTAGGAACTAACGAACAGATCTTCGCGATCGTCGCAGTGGCAGATACGATCCGGGACGAAAGTGCTGCTGTCGTCAAAGCGCTCCATTCCATGGGGATTAAAAATACGATCATGCTGACAGGCGACCATGAACGGACCGCCCAAAGCATTGCAAAACAAATGAACCTTACTACGGTAAAGGCTGAGCTTTTACCTGAGGAGAAATTGAAGTATATCAAGGAATATGAGCAACGGTACGGAAAAGTTGCGATGATTGGCGATGGGGTCAATGATGCCCCTGCCCTTGCAGCATCAACAGTAGGCATCGCCATGGGTGGTGCCGGTACCGATACAGCCATTGAAACAGCAGATATCGCTTTAATGGGCGATGACCTCAGAAAACTTCCATATACAATCAAGCTCAGTCGCAAAACGCTGAATATTATCAAGCAGAACATCAGCTTTGCGATCGGGATTAAAATTTTAGCACTATTGCTTGTCGTTCCCGGCTGGCTGACGTTATGGATTGCGATTTTTGCGGATATGGGCGCTACACTACTTGTTACATTGAATGGTTTACGCTTATTAGGCGTTAAATCTGAAGAAAATTAA
- a CDS encoding metal-sensitive transcriptional regulator, which produces MEYTDQMKNRMKRIEGQVRGVLKMMEEEKDCKDIVTQMSAIRTALDRTIGLVVGTNLEQCVREQMDKGEKTEDVIQEAVNLLVKSR; this is translated from the coding sequence ATGGAATATACAGATCAAATGAAGAACCGCATGAAGCGGATTGAAGGACAAGTCCGAGGCGTTCTTAAGATGATGGAAGAAGAAAAGGACTGTAAGGATATTGTGACACAAATGTCTGCGATCCGTACTGCGCTTGACCGTACGATTGGTCTGGTTGTAGGAACCAACCTTGAACAATGTGTACGAGAGCAAATGGATAAAGGCGAAAAAACAGAAGATGTTATCCAAGAAGCCGTCAATCTTCTTGTGAAAAGCCGATAA
- a CDS encoding DsrE/DsrF/DrsH-like family protein: MTEQKKDKTTIVLFSGDLDKAIAAYIIANGAAAYDHEVTIFHTFWGLNTLRKDEQVPVKKGMLEKMFGRMMPRGTNKLGLSKMNMAGMGPKMIKKVMKKHNVSTLPELVEMAQMQGVNLVACTMTMDLLGLQKEELLDDIDYAGVAAYLGEANEGKVNLFI, from the coding sequence ATGACTGAACAAAAGAAAGACAAAACAACGATCGTCCTTTTCAGTGGGGACTTAGACAAAGCAATCGCAGCGTACATCATTGCAAATGGTGCTGCTGCTTATGACCACGAGGTGACAATCTTCCATACATTCTGGGGATTGAACACACTCCGTAAAGACGAGCAAGTTCCAGTGAAAAAAGGAATGCTCGAAAAAATGTTCGGACGAATGATGCCACGCGGAACGAACAAACTCGGTTTGTCTAAGATGAACATGGCTGGTATGGGTCCGAAAATGATTAAGAAAGTCATGAAAAAACACAATGTATCTACACTTCCAGAACTTGTGGAAATGGCCCAAATGCAAGGCGTTAACCTCGTCGCATGTACGATGACGATGGATCTACTCGGTCTTCAAAAAGAAGAACTTCTGGATGACATCGACTATGCTGGTGTTGCAGCATACCTTGGGGAAGCAAACGAAGGCAAAGTAAACTTATTCATTTAA
- a CDS encoding rhodanese-like domain-containing protein, with amino-acid sequence MVKTIEPKKVEEKLANSEKLSIIDVRKDEEVAKGMIPGAAHIPLDEIPERFNEIPKDEEHVMVCRSGGRSGKAAQFLQEKGYSVLNMSGGMLEWNGQTEPKK; translated from the coding sequence ATGGTTAAAACAATCGAACCGAAAAAAGTTGAAGAAAAATTAGCAAATAGCGAAAAGCTAAGCATCATTGATGTTCGTAAAGATGAGGAAGTTGCAAAAGGGATGATTCCTGGCGCTGCTCACATTCCTCTAGACGAGATTCCAGAGCGATTCAATGAAATTCCGAAAGATGAAGAGCACGTGATGGTTTGCCGTTCAGGCGGCCGCAGTGGGAAAGCTGCTCAGTTTTTACAAGAAAAAGGCTATTCCGTCCTTAACATGTCAGGCGGCATGTTGGAATGGAACGGTCAAACAGAACCTAAAAAATAA
- a CDS encoding sulfurtransferase TusA family protein, translating into MIKTDKVLDAKGLACPMPIVKTKKAIGEVEPGQVLEIQATDKGSTADLQAWAKSTGHQYLGTKEEGDVLKHYLRKASEAETKEESSYPHTVNNDELKAKLEGNEDIVVLDVREPAEYAFSRIPGAKSIPLGELEERMSELNEEDNIHVVCRTGNRSDRAAQILSDKGFKNVLNVVPGMSGWEGETEND; encoded by the coding sequence ATGATCAAAACAGACAAAGTATTAGATGCAAAAGGGCTTGCATGCCCAATGCCAATCGTAAAAACGAAAAAAGCAATTGGTGAAGTAGAGCCTGGTCAAGTACTGGAAATTCAGGCAACTGACAAGGGATCTACTGCAGACCTTCAAGCTTGGGCAAAATCTACAGGTCATCAATATCTTGGAACAAAAGAAGAAGGAGATGTATTGAAGCATTACCTTCGTAAAGCAAGTGAGGCAGAAACGAAAGAAGAATCAAGCTATCCGCATACTGTCAATAACGATGAATTGAAAGCTAAGCTTGAAGGAAACGAAGACATCGTCGTACTTGACGTACGTGAACCAGCAGAATATGCGTTCAGCCGTATTCCTGGAGCGAAATCGATCCCTCTAGGTGAGCTTGAAGAACGTATGAGTGAATTGAATGAGGAAGACAATATCCATGTTGTCTGCCGAACAGGAAACCGCAGTGACCGCGCTGCTCAAATCCTTTCAGATAAAGGATTCAAGAATGTATTGAATGTTGTCCCTGGCATGTCCGGTTGGGAAGGCGAAACAGAAAACGACTAA
- a CDS encoding DsrE/DsrF/DrsH-like family protein: MARKVAIIASNGSLFDAYKVFNVATAAAASDSDVAIFFTFEGLNLIHKEGHKQLPIPEGKEHYEEGFKNSNVPSIPELVEMAKELNVKLIGCQMTMDVMGLEKEHFVDGIDVGGAVTFLDYAEDADVTLTF; the protein is encoded by the coding sequence ATGGCAAGAAAAGTAGCAATCATTGCAAGTAACGGAAGTCTATTCGACGCTTATAAAGTTTTCAACGTAGCAACAGCTGCGGCAGCATCTGACTCAGACGTTGCGATCTTCTTTACATTTGAAGGATTGAATTTGATTCATAAGGAAGGGCACAAGCAATTGCCGATTCCAGAAGGGAAAGAGCATTACGAGGAAGGCTTCAAGAATTCCAATGTACCTTCCATTCCTGAGCTTGTTGAAATGGCGAAAGAATTGAACGTTAAATTGATTGGATGCCAAATGACGATGGATGTCATGGGACTAGAGAAAGAACACTTTGTAGATGGAATTGATGTTGGTGGAGCTGTGACATTCCTTGACTATGCAGAAGACGCTGATGTCACACTCACCTTTTAA
- a CDS encoding MBL fold metallo-hydrolase — translation MALKEMTAKEVAQKVINNEKLFILDVRNEEAHQDWKIEGESIEIINVPYFDLLEGVDSILDQLPDDTEKLVVCAKEGSSKFVGEQLVEAGVENVSYLQGGMKTWSEHLEPVKIGDLKDGGAIYQFVRIGKGCLSYLVESNGEAMIIDSNRMTEPYEAFVKEKGLNVKHIADTHLHADHISGGRALAETFGADYYLPPKDATEVTFDYKPLEEGNDLTVGNTKIQVQPIYSPGHTIGSTSFIVDDQYLLTGDILFVKSIGRPDLAGKAEDWVGDLRDTLYRKYKELSDELVVLPAHFSKMEELNEDGSVKAKLGDLYAKNSGLNVEDEGEFRKLVTENLPPQPNAYQEIRETNMGKINPEDEEQREMEIGPNRCAVEG, via the coding sequence ATGGCACTTAAAGAAATGACGGCAAAAGAAGTTGCACAAAAAGTAATCAACAATGAAAAACTATTCATTCTTGATGTTCGTAACGAAGAAGCTCACCAAGACTGGAAAATTGAAGGTGAGTCTATCGAGATCATAAACGTACCGTATTTTGACCTACTTGAAGGAGTCGATTCGATCCTCGATCAACTCCCTGATGATACTGAAAAACTCGTTGTCTGTGCGAAAGAAGGTTCATCCAAGTTCGTTGGTGAACAGCTCGTAGAAGCAGGTGTAGAAAATGTTTCTTATCTCCAAGGCGGAATGAAGACGTGGAGTGAACACCTAGAACCGGTTAAAATCGGTGACCTTAAAGATGGCGGTGCGATTTATCAATTCGTCCGCATCGGTAAAGGGTGCTTGTCATACCTGGTTGAATCCAATGGAGAAGCAATGATCATCGATTCAAACCGTATGACTGAACCGTATGAAGCATTTGTGAAGGAAAAAGGATTGAACGTGAAGCATATTGCAGATACGCATCTTCACGCAGACCATATCTCTGGTGGCCGTGCGCTTGCGGAAACCTTCGGAGCAGACTACTATCTACCACCGAAAGACGCAACGGAAGTCACTTTTGACTATAAGCCACTTGAAGAAGGAAATGATTTGACGGTCGGAAATACGAAGATCCAAGTACAACCGATCTACTCACCTGGACACACAATCGGAAGTACGTCTTTCATTGTCGATGATCAATATCTACTGACAGGAGACATCCTGTTCGTAAAATCAATCGGTCGTCCAGACCTTGCTGGTAAAGCAGAGGACTGGGTCGGTGACTTGAGAGATACACTTTATCGCAAGTACAAGGAGCTTTCAGACGAACTCGTCGTTCTTCCAGCACACTTCTCTAAGATGGAAGAATTGAACGAAGATGGTTCTGTCAAAGCGAAACTTGGCGATCTATATGCGAAAAACTCTGGATTGAATGTGGAAGATGAAGGAGAGTTCCGTAAGCTCGTTACAGAAAACCTTCCACCACAACCAAACGCGTATCAAGAAATCCGTGAAACGAACATGGGTAAAATCAACCCGGAAGATGAAGAACAACGTGAAATGGAAATTGGACCAAACCGCTGTGCGGTAGAAGGATAA
- a CDS encoding sulfurtransferase TusA family protein, giving the protein MNSDKVLDAKGLACPMPIVKTKKAIDEINSGEVLEIHATDKGAKSDLTAWVKSGGHELLQDTEEDGVFKFWIKKA; this is encoded by the coding sequence ATGAATTCAGATAAAGTATTAGACGCAAAAGGACTAGCTTGTCCAATGCCAATCGTAAAAACGAAGAAAGCAATCGATGAGATCAACTCTGGTGAAGTACTAGAAATCCATGCAACGGATAAAGGTGCAAAAAGCGACCTTACAGCATGGGTGAAATCCGGAGGACATGAACTTCTTCAAGATACAGAAGAAGACGGCGTGTTCAAATTCTGGATCAAAAAAGCGTAA
- a CDS encoding sulfite exporter TauE/SafE family protein gives MDIAFIITIFMIGFVGSFVSGMVGIGGSIIKYPMLLYIPALLGFSAFTAHEVSGISAVQVFFATIGGVWAYRKGGYLNKTLIIYMGTSVLIGSFIGAYGSRFLSESGINIVYGILATIAAVMMFIPKKGLDDQNLDDVTFNKWLAAGLAFAVGVGAGIVGAAGAFILVPIMLVVLKIPTRMTIASSLAITFISSIGATVGKISTGQVLLVPAIIMVIASLIASPLGAHAGKRVNTKILQWILALLIVATSIKIWLDIFS, from the coding sequence ATGGATATTGCATTTATTATAACCATTTTCATGATCGGGTTCGTCGGGTCATTTGTTTCCGGTATGGTCGGGATCGGCGGATCGATTATTAAATATCCGATGCTCTTGTATATCCCCGCACTACTTGGTTTCTCTGCCTTTACTGCCCATGAAGTTTCAGGCATCAGTGCCGTGCAAGTGTTCTTTGCGACCATCGGCGGTGTCTGGGCATATCGAAAAGGCGGATACCTGAACAAAACACTCATCATTTATATGGGTACAAGTGTATTAATCGGTAGTTTCATCGGCGCATACGGTTCAAGATTCCTATCCGAAAGCGGTATTAACATCGTATATGGAATCCTAGCAACCATAGCTGCAGTAATGATGTTCATTCCTAAAAAGGGATTGGATGATCAGAACTTAGATGACGTAACCTTCAACAAGTGGTTAGCAGCGGGCCTTGCATTTGCGGTCGGAGTAGGGGCAGGAATTGTCGGTGCAGCCGGTGCATTCATTCTTGTGCCAATCATGCTCGTTGTATTGAAAATCCCGACGCGGATGACAATTGCGTCATCTCTAGCAATCACTTTTATTTCATCAATCGGAGCCACGGTCGGGAAAATTTCAACAGGTCAGGTTCTGTTAGTACCAGCTATCATCATGGTTATTGCAAGCTTAATCGCATCACCACTGGGTGCACATGCAGGTAAAAGAGTAAATACGAAAATCTTGCAATGGATATTGGCCTTGTTGATCGTAGCTACATCCATTAAGATCTGGCTGGATATCTTCAGCTAA
- a CDS encoding class I SAM-dependent methyltransferase, with protein sequence MTDKRFNPELAQKLFSDERQKMLRANEIIEAIGVDQNDVIADLGAGNGYFTIPFAKTARHVYAVDIEPKMLALSEDYAKKEKVTNIEYVVSDLLDIQLDSGQADVAFVAFVIHEVEPMKNALEEISRILKPGGKLVLLEWKPEDHPDMGPPSLERIAPDKLQDILQQHGFETTLFYENEKMYGISAHIT encoded by the coding sequence ATGACAGACAAACGTTTCAATCCAGAGCTAGCACAAAAATTATTTAGTGACGAAAGACAAAAGATGTTGCGAGCCAATGAAATTATTGAGGCGATCGGAGTCGATCAAAATGATGTCATTGCAGACCTCGGGGCTGGGAACGGATACTTCACCATCCCTTTTGCAAAGACTGCTAGACACGTATATGCTGTCGATATTGAGCCGAAAATGCTTGCGTTATCGGAAGACTATGCAAAAAAAGAAAAGGTTACTAATATAGAGTATGTCGTTAGCGATCTATTGGATATTCAATTGGACAGCGGACAGGCAGATGTTGCGTTTGTAGCATTTGTCATTCATGAGGTCGAGCCAATGAAAAATGCTTTAGAGGAAATCTCCCGGATTTTAAAGCCTGGAGGTAAATTGGTGCTACTAGAATGGAAGCCTGAAGATCATCCGGATATGGGACCACCTTCCCTCGAGCGGATTGCACCTGATAAGCTACAAGACATCCTGCAGCAACACGGGTTTGAAACGACGCTTTTCTATGAAAATGAGAAGATGTATGGTATCTCAGCACATATTACGTAG
- a CDS encoding TlpA disulfide reductase family protein produces the protein MSYFQIGSIIIRTEWIILFVAVILGFIAARYRLRTFAERKMLLDLLFNAFLIGLIVWKLSVFLFQPLAVIEYPMSLLYFTGGSKGVGLGLIVAILYLFYQTKKKQLDWFVVVDIALIGFLTSMVSIIFFTLVIGKDVSNMMLLFLLIGFISFIAIIFFKKGGAQAGKVFAILLVIGLAGWSVYDHVLQKDAEQVEAPDVENIPIGTSVGEKAPSFGLERLDGQEVELADYQGKVVVLNIWATWCPPCRAEMPEMVHFYEKYAEDNIEILAVNMTNSEKSAEDVANFKKDYKINFPILLDVNGEVATTYQAFTIPTTYVIDENGIIVEKIAGPMSFEWMENHILEYAFKK, from the coding sequence ATGAGTTATTTTCAAATTGGCTCCATCATTATCCGGACGGAGTGGATTATTCTTTTCGTTGCAGTCATCCTCGGCTTCATAGCTGCAAGGTATCGCTTACGTACATTTGCAGAGAGGAAAATGCTGCTTGATTTATTGTTCAATGCCTTTTTAATTGGGTTGATTGTGTGGAAATTAAGCGTTTTCCTCTTCCAGCCGTTGGCTGTCATCGAATATCCGATGTCATTGTTGTATTTTACAGGCGGCAGTAAAGGGGTTGGATTAGGATTGATTGTGGCAATCCTCTACCTCTTTTATCAAACGAAGAAAAAGCAACTGGACTGGTTTGTTGTCGTAGACATTGCTTTGATCGGATTTTTGACGTCAATGGTCTCGATCATTTTCTTTACACTGGTCATAGGGAAAGACGTATCCAACATGATGCTCTTGTTCTTATTAATCGGGTTCATTAGCTTTATAGCTATTATTTTCTTTAAAAAGGGAGGAGCACAAGCCGGTAAGGTGTTCGCTATTCTTCTTGTGATCGGGTTAGCAGGCTGGTCGGTCTATGACCATGTCTTACAAAAGGATGCAGAACAAGTTGAGGCTCCAGACGTAGAGAACATCCCGATCGGTACAAGTGTAGGAGAGAAAGCTCCGAGCTTTGGCCTTGAAAGGCTTGATGGACAGGAAGTCGAATTGGCTGATTATCAAGGCAAGGTCGTCGTGCTTAACATTTGGGCGACATGGTGTCCGCCTTGCCGCGCAGAAATGCCGGAGATGGTGCATTTCTATGAAAAATATGCTGAAGACAATATTGAAATCCTCGCTGTAAATATGACGAATTCAGAGAAAAGCGCGGAGGACGTTGCAAATTTTAAAAAAGATTATAAGATTAATTTTCCGATATTATTAGATGTGAATGGGGAAGTTGCAACGACTTACCAAGCCTTCACGATTCCGACGACTTACGTAATCGATGAAAATGGCATCATCGTTGAAAAAATCGCCGGACCGATGTCATTCGAATGGATGGAAAATCACATCCTTGAATACGCGTTTAAGAAATAA
- a CDS encoding DUF302 domain-containing protein, whose amino-acid sequence MFHYTVMTDKDINEACETLEAQLKEEQFGVLWDFDLKSKLNEKGLDFNKEFRVLEVCNPKEAQRVLNQNLMVGYFLPCKMVVYKDGDQTKIGMPKPTSLVTMVDDQEITAMAEDIEKRLVACMDKSV is encoded by the coding sequence ATGTTTCACTACACGGTCATGACGGACAAGGATATCAACGAAGCTTGCGAAACGCTTGAGGCGCAATTGAAGGAAGAACAGTTCGGCGTACTTTGGGATTTTGACCTGAAGAGTAAATTGAATGAAAAAGGTCTCGATTTCAACAAGGAATTTCGAGTGTTAGAGGTCTGTAATCCAAAGGAAGCGCAACGTGTATTGAATCAAAATCTGATGGTAGGTTATTTCCTGCCTTGTAAAATGGTTGTCTATAAAGATGGCGATCAAACGAAAATCGGAATGCCTAAGCCGACTTCCCTGGTAACAATGGTTGATGATCAAGAGATCACAGCGATGGCAGAGGATATTGAGAAGCGCTTAGTTGCTTGTATGGATAAAAGCGTCTAA
- a CDS encoding putative holin-like toxin, whose product MTVFQTLMVTISFATLIISVLSFPYKK is encoded by the coding sequence ATGACAGTCTTTCAAACGTTGATGGTTACCATCTCGTTTGCCACGTTGATTATCAGCGTATTGTCATTCCCGTATAAAAAATAG